A window of the Brassica napus cultivar Da-Ae chromosome C5, Da-Ae, whole genome shotgun sequence genome harbors these coding sequences:
- the LOC106452513 gene encoding rRNA biogenesis protein RRP5 isoform X2 — MVAPSKKVASGKRNDSTKVFKSSKKPFKKTKDDVAARSEAMALQLEDVPDFPRGGGTSLSKTERKKIYEEVDAEFEAEERVSKRSKGGKPKMKRNPSEVDELGSLFDGGLTGKRPRYANKITIKNISPGMKLLGVVTEVNQKDIVISLPGGLRGLVRASEALDFTDFGTEDDENELLRDIFSVGQLVPCFVLQLDDDKKEAGKRKIWLSLRLSLLHKGFSLDSFQSGMVVTASVKSVEDHGYILHFGLPSITGFIKKSKDGNQELKTGQLIQGVVTNIDKERKIVSLSADPDSVAKCVTKDLSGMSFDLLIPGMMVNARVQSVLENGILLGFLMYFTGTVDLFHLQNPMCNKSWKDEYTQTKMVNARILFMDPSTRAVGLTLNPHLVGNKVPPLHVSSGDIFDEAKVVRVDKSGLLLELPSKPVSTPAYVSTYDAAEDEVKKLEKNFKEGNRIRVRILGLKHMEGLAIGTLKESAFEGPAFSHSDVKPGMVTKAKIISVDTFGAIVQFPGGLKAMCPLQHMSEFEVTKPRKKFKVGAELIFRVLGCKSKRITVTCKKTLVKSKLPILSSYADATEGLVTHGWITKIEKHGCFVRFYNGVQGFVARFELGLEPGSDPSSVFHVGEVVKCRVTSAVHGTRRINLSFMIKPTSVSEDDSIKLGSIVSGVIDSITPQAVTVHVKSKGLLKGTVSAEHLADHHDQAKLMISLLRPGFELDKLLIIDIDGNNLALSSKYSLIKLTEELPSDISQLQPNSVVHGYVCNLIENGCFVRFLGRLTGFAPRSKAIDDPRADLSESFFVGQSVRANIVDINQEKSRITLSLKQSSCASVDASFIQEYFLTDEKISDLQSSDNTESECSWVEKFSIGSLVKGTVHEQNDLGLVVNFDNIDNVLGFIPQYHLGGATLEHGSVVEAVVLDISRAERLVDLSLRPELINNSTKEVSNNQSKKKRRRGISKELEVHQRVSAVVEIVKEQYLILSIPEHGYTIGYASISDYNTQKLPVKQFSAGQSVVASVESLQNSLTSGRLLLLLDSVSGISDTPHSKRTRNKSSCGVGSVVHAEITEIKPLEVRVNFGQSFRGRIHITEVDDVSTSEEPFSKFRVGQSVSARVIAKPWHTNIKKSLWELSSKPAILRDSSELNGIQVREQLEFVNGERVRGYVYKVDKEWVWLTISRNVTAGVFILDTACDAQELEEFERRFPIGKAVSGYVLTYNKEKKTAQLVQRPLLDIQKSIANGGGCKTDNLDNSIPGDDATLFIHEGDILGGRISKILPGVGGLRVQIGPNVFGRVHFTEINDSWVSNPLDGFHEGQFVKCKVLEISNSSKGTLQIELSLRTSLDGMTSDQLSEASNNNVNICKRFERIEDLSPDMAIQGYVKNTMSKGCFIMLSRKLDAKVLLSNLSDTFVKDPEKEFPVGKLVTGRVLNVESLSKRVEVTLKKGNAGGQPKSESYDLKQFHVGDVISGSIKRVEPYGLFITIDKTSMVGLCHKSQLSDDRIEDVQARYEAGESVTAKILKLDEEKQRISLGMKSSYFMNDDDVKAQPPSEENAKEDSMECDPINDLKSGVLAAVGNFGFQETGSERQSGTSLVLAQVESRASIPALEVNLDDIEEAGFDNDQNEKLQGVDKDEKSKRREKQKDKEERERKIQAAEGRLLENHAPESADEFEKLVRSSPNSSFVWIKYMAFMLSLADIEKARSIAERALRTINIREEDEKLNIWVAYFNLENEHGSPPEEAVKKVFERARQYCDPKKVYHALLGVYERTEQYKLADKLLDEMVKKFKQSCKVWLRKVQSHLKQDVEDIQSIVNRALLCLPRHKHIKFISQTAILEFKCGNADRGRSLFEGVLREYPKRTDLWSVYLDQEIRLGEVDVIRSLFERAISLSLPPKKMKFLFKKFLEYEKSAGDEERVEYVKQRAMEYADSTLA, encoded by the exons ATGGTGGCTCCGTCGAAAAAAGTTGCAAGTGGAAAACGTAATGACTCTACTAAAGTATTCAAGTCATCGAAGAAACCGTTCAAGAAGACGAAGGACGATGTCGCTGCAAGGTCTGAAGCCATGGCTCTCCAGCTCGAAGACGTTCCTGACTTTCCTCGAG GGGGAGGCACTTCTCTGAGCAAAACAGAGCGTAAGAAAATATATGAAGAGGTCGACGCTGAGTTTGAAGCTGAGGAGCGTGTTTCCAAGAGGAGTAAAGGAGGTAAACCTAAGATGAAGAGAAACCCTAGCGAGGTTGACGAATTAGGATCTCTTTTTGACGGTGGTTTAACTGGAAAACGGCCAAGATATGCCAATAAGATTACCATTAAG AATATCTCTCCGGGAATGAAGCTTCTTGGAGTTGTTACTGAAGTAAACCAGAAGGACATAGTAATTAGTCTTCCAGGGGGATTACGTGGACTGGTTCGCGCAAGCGAGGCCTTGGATTTTACGGATTTCGGAACAGAG GACGATGAAAATGAACTCCTTCGAGACATCTTTTCGGTGGGCCAGCTTGTTCCTTGCTTTGTATTGCAGTTAGATGATGATAAGAAGGAGGCGGGCAAAAGGAAAATATGGCTTTCGTTGCGACTTTCTTTGTTGCACAAGGGATTCAGTTTGGATTCCTTTCAGTCGGGAATG GTAGTCACTGCAAGCGTGAAAAGCGTGGAAGATCATGGTTATATCCTTCACTTTGGATTGCCTTCTATCACaggatttatcaaaaaaagCAAAGATG GAAATCAAGAGTTAAAGACTGGGCAACTTATTCAGGGCGTGGTTACAAATATTGATAAAGAACGGAAAATTGTTTCTCTTAGTGCGGACCCAGATTCAGTGGCGAAGTGTGTG ACCAAGGATCTTAGTGGTATGTCGTTTGATCTTCTCATACCAGGCATGATGGTTAATGCCCGTGTGCAATCTGTACTTGAGAATGGGATACTGTTAGGATTTCTTATGTACTTTACTGGAACG GTTGATCTATTCCATTTACAAAATCCAATGTGTAACAAGAGCTGGAAGGATGAATATACTCAGACTAAGATG GTCAATGCTAGAATATTGTTTATGGATCCATCAACTAGAGCTGTTGGTTTGACGTTAAACCCACATCTTGTTGGTAACAAGGTTCCTCCTTTG CATGTCTCTAGCGGAGACATATTTGATGAAGCAAAAGTTGTCCGTGTTGATAAATCAGGCCTTCTTCTTGAACTCCCTTCTAAGCCTGTTTCAACTCCAGCATATGTTAGC ACTTATGACGCAGCAGAAGATGAAGTAAAGAAACTGGAAAAGAATTTCAAGGAAGGAAACCGCATCCGTGTTCGAATCCTCGGCCTTAAGCATATGGAGGGGTTGGCGATAGGGACTTTAAAG GAAAGTGCTTTTGAAGGGCCAGCTTTCTCCCACTCAGATGTCAAGCCTGGTATGGTGACGAAGGCAAAAATCATATCTGTTGATACATTTGGTGCCATTGTGCAATTTCCGGGTGGTTTGAAAGCAATGTGCCCACTTCAGCATATGTCTGAGTTTGAAGTTACGAAGCCCAGGAAAAAGTTCAAG GTTGGAGCTGAACTAATATTTCGGGTGCTTGGCTGCAAATCAAAGAGAATAACTGTTACATGCAAGAAAACACTT GTCAAGTCTAAACTTCCGATTTTGAGTTCTTACGCTGATGCAACTGAAGGATTAGTGACACATGGCTGGATAACAAAGATTGAAAAGCATGGATGCTTTGTTCGCTTCTATAATGGGGTGCAAGGATTTGTTGCCAG ATTTGAACTTGGATTAGAGCCTGGTAGTGATCCCAGTTCAGTGTTTCATGTCGGGGAGGTTGTCAAATGCAGAGTAACCAGTGCTGTTCATGGTACTCGAAGGATCAACCTCAGCTTTATGATAAAACCAACAAG TGTTTCTGAAGACGATTCCATCAAGTTAGGTAGTATTGTATCTGGGGTAATTGATAGTATAACTCCTCAGGCAGTCACTGTCCATGTTAAATCCAAAGGTTTGCTGAAGGGTACAGTTTCTGCTGAACATTTAGCTGATCATCATG ACCAAGCAAAACTAATGATATCCCTTCTAAGACCTGGATTTGAGCTTGATAAGCTGCTGATAATAG ACATTGACGGCAATAACTTGGCTCTCTCTTCAAAATATTCTCTGATTAAGCTTACTGAAGAGCTTCCTTCGGATATTAGTCAGCTCCAGCCAAACTCAGTGGTTCAT GGTTATGTTTGTAACTTGATTGAAAATGGCTGCTTTGTCCGTTTTCTGGGTCGGTTGACTGGTTTCGCCCCTAGAAGCAAG GCAATTGACGATCCCAGGGCAGATCTGTCTGAATCCTTCTTTGTTGGACAATCGGTTCGGGCTAATATAGTTGAT ATCAATCAAGAAAAAAGCAGGATAACTCTTTCATTGAAACAGTCATCTTGTGCTTCTGTAGATGCTTCTTTTATCCAGGAGTACTTCCTTACGGATGAGAAG ATCTCGGACCTGCAGTCATCTGATAATACTGAAAGTGAATGTAGTTGGGTTGAGAAATTCTCTATTGGGAGTTTGGTCAAGGGAACCGTACATGAGCAAAATGACCTTGGTTTGGTGGTGAATTTTGACAATATTGATAACGTGCTTGGTTTTATACCTCAGTATCATT TGGGCGGAGCTACTTTGGAACACGGTTCTGTTGTCGAAGCAGTTGTTCTTGATATATCTAGGGCAGAGAGACTAGTTGATTTGTCTTTGCGGCCTGAGCTCATAAACAACTCAACCAAAGAGGTGTCCAACAACCAGTCCAAAAAG AAACGTAGAAGAGGTATTTCCAAGGAACTTGAAGTCCACCAAAGGGTCAGCGCTGTTGTAGAGATTGTGAAGGAGCAATACCTG attttgtcGATTCCAGAACATGGTTACACTATAGGATATGCGTCAATATCAGACTATAACACACAGAAGTTACCAGTGAAACAATTTTCAGCTGGACAAAG TGTTGTTGCGTCTGTGGAGTCTCTGCAAAACTCTTTGACGTCGGGGAGGTTGCTTCTACTTCTTGACTCTGTTTCGGGTATTTCTGATACACCCCATTCGAAGAGGACAAGGAATAAATCCAGTTGTGGGGTTGGTTCTGTTGTCCACGCCGAG ATTACTGAAATAAAGCCTTTGGAAGTAAGAGTAAACTTTGGCCAAAGTTTCCGAGGAAGAATCCACATAACGGAG GTGGATGATGTAAGTACAAGTGAAGAACCTTTTTCCAAATTCAGAGTCGGGCAATCAGTGTCTGCAAGGGTTATTGCAAAGCCCTGGCATACTAATATCAAAAAGAGTCTTTGGGAGCTTTCTTCAAAGCCCGCAATACTTAGAG ACTCCAGTGAATTGAATGGCATTCAAGTGAGGGAACAACTTGAGTTTGTTAATGGAGAGCGTGTCAGGGGATACGTCTACAAAGTGGATAAAGAATGGGTTTGGCTGACAATATCTCGCAATGTGACGGCCGGCGTATTCATTTTAGACACTGCATGCGACGCTCAAGAACTTGAGGAGTTCGAGAGGCGTTTTCCCATCGGTAAAGCTGTTTCAGGCTATGTTTTGACGTACaataaagagaagaaaacagcaCAGTTGGTTCAGCGTCCACTACTTGATATCCAGAAAAGCATTGCCAACGGTGGAGGCTGTAAAACGGATAATCTAGACAATAGTATTCCTGGTGATGATGCTACTCTATTCATTCATGAAGGAGACATTCTTGGTGGAAGAATTTCTAAGATACTTCCTGGTGTTGGTGGACTTCGTGTGCAAATAGGTCCTAACGTGTTTGGGAGAGTTCATTTTACTGAAATCAATGATTCATGGGTCTCCAATCCATTAGATGGTTTTCATGAAGGTCAGTTTGTCAAGTGCAAGGTCTTGGAAATCAGCAATTCTAGTAAAGGGACTTTGCAAATTGAATTGTCGTTACGGACATCTCTAGATGGTATGACTTCTGACCAACTCTCAGAAGCTTCAAATAATAA TGTCAATATATGCAAACGTTTTGAAAGGATTGAAGATCTTTCTCCTGATATGGCCATCCAG GGTTATGTCAAGAATACGATGTCAAAAGGTTGTTTTATTATGCTTTCAAGGAAACTCGACGCGAAAGTTCTATTGTCAAATTTAAGTGATACTTTTGTCAAGGATCCCGAAAAGGAGTTTCCAGTAGGGAAACTTGTAACTGGCAG GGTGTTAAATGTCGAGTCGTTATCCAAGCGGGTAGAAGTCACTCTGAAGAAAGGAAATGCGGGTGGGCAACCAAAATCTGAATCTTATGATTTGAAGCAATTCCATGTTGGAGACGTGATATCAGGGAGCATCAAACGAGTGGAGCCCTATGGCTTATTCATTACAATAGACAAAACGAGCATG GTTGGATTATGTCATAAATCACAGCTTTCTGATGATCGTATCGAGGATGTACAAGCCAGATATGAGGCTGGGGAAAGTGTCACCGCAAAGATTTTGAAG TTGGACGAGGAAAAGCAACGTATATCGCTTGGGATGAAGAGTTCTTATTTTATGAACGACGATGATGTCAAGGCACAGCCACCTTCTGAAGAAAACGCTAAGGAAGACAGCATGGAATGTGATCCAATCAATGATTTGAAGTCGGGAGTTCTTGCAGCAGTTGGTAATTTCGGGTTCCAGGAAACAGGTTCTGAAAGACAGAGTGGAACTTCTCTGGTTCTTGCCCAAGTTGAATCAAGGGCTTCTATCCCTGCGCTTGAGGTTAACCTTGACGACATTGAGGAAGCGGGATTTGACAATGATCAGAATGAGAAGCTACAGGGAGTCGATAAAGATGAAAAGAGCAAGAGAAGGGAAAAGCagaaagacaaagaagaaag AGAGAGAAAAATACAAGCTGCTGAAGGAAGATTGCTGGAGAATCATGCTCCTGAGAGTGCTGATGAATTCGAGAAATTGGTTAGAAGCTCTCCAAATAGCAGCTTTGTCTGGATTAAGTATATGGCGTTCATGCTCAGTTTGGCTGATATTGAGAAAGCCAGGTCCATCGCTGAGAG GGCCTTGAGGACTATAAATATTCGTGAAGAAGATGAGAAGCTAAACATATGGGTTGCTTACTTCAATTTGGAAAATGAACATGGAAGTCCTCCAGAG GAAGCTGTTAAGAAAGTTTTTGAAAGAGCACGTCAATACTGTGACCCAAAGAAAGTTTACCACGCTCTCTTGGGCGTATACGAGAGAACAGAGCAATATAAATTGGCTGATAAGCTGCTTGATGAGATGGTCAAGAAGTTCAAGCAATCTTGCAAG GTTTGGTTAAGAAAAGTACAAAGTCATCTGAAGCAAGACGTGGAAGACATTCAGTCCATCGTGAATCGTGCCTTGCTATGTCTTCCGCGCCATAAGCACATTAAATTCATATCACAGACAGCTATTCTTGAGTTCAAATGCGGAAATGCAGACAGAGGGAGATCACTTTTTGAAGGCGTTCTTAGGGAATACCCAAAGAGAACAGACTTGTGGAGTGTTTATCTTGACCAG GAGATTCGGTTGGGAGAAGTTGATGTGATTAGATCTTTGTTCGAGAGAGCCATTAGCTTGAGTTTGCCTCCTAAGAAGATGAAG TTTCTGTTCAAGAAGTTCTTGGAATATGAGAAATCTGCTGGTGACGAGGAGAGAGTCGAGTACGTGAAGCAAAGGGCAATGGAGTATGCAGACAGTACCTTGGCCTGA